cgctaaaggcaattactcgagcgagcattgcccttagcgagtacctgcccgctcgagacaaaaggttcgggtgccggtggtgggcagggagctgcgggagagagcggggcggaatggaagggagatatctctctccctcgctccctcctgctgactgtcgctactcaccgatccccgcgccggcacctgaacctttcgtctcgagcgggcaggtactcgctaaaggcaatgctcgctcgagcaattgcctttagcgagtatacttgctcatctctagttatatggaaaaagacctggggtactagtgaatagccagagaggctatccaaattgaaattatttaccctggaaaaaaagacggctaaggggcgcttaaataaccatgtataaatacatgagggaacaatacaaggatctcttccatgatgttTTTAACCAGGACTGCgttggtaacgagagggcatcctctaaaagagagcaggtttcatcaccaacacagaagggggttctttactgtaagagcagtgagactgtggaactctctgcctgaggacgtggtgatggcaaaatccatagagtttaagaggggactagacgtctttctagagcgctattatATTACAAGATatggacattaaataaccagcggggttgttgatctgggtcttacatttaggtaggaaccaTCAAAGGTTGATGCAGGGATTATTtaattattctgactgtcattatggagttgggaaggaatttttccccgaatgggctaattggctcctgcctcttggggtttttgccttcctctggaacaagggggttgaaacaggatgaactagatggacatggtcttcactCAGCCTAACGTACCATGTTACTATGACTGTGAAAGTTTGTCATAACGATCAGAAAATTATTTTTCCACAATTCATCCCTATCTTGATTTTCACAAGCTTTTTAAGAGGATACACGTCAGACGGAGGCTGCGATTCAGAAATTATTTTCTCAGCTTTGTCTTTAACATTGGATGTATCTACAacgtttttttcaatttttaacgCAGTTATTTTTTGATCAGGCAAAGACTCTGCAAAACCAAATTTGCCTCCTTCTTTCCTGCAAAAAGAAGAGACAAATATGATAAAACAGTTTTTACCTTCTCCATCAACTACAGATTGTATTTCACTGACCTGATTTTCCTGTCATTTTCCAGGGCTTTCTGGATCAGCTCTGTTATCTCAGCTACTTTAACACCGGCTACCTTACTGCACCGCAATACCTGCATGTAAATAAGAGTAGGTTATGTGACCACATCACAAAAACTCAGCCACTTCTTAAAAACAGTAGTAAGCAAGACCAAGTAACCAATTCACCAATGCCTTCCAGCACAAAAAAGGTATATAGAAATCAATGGCAATAAGTACAGAATGGGAATAAAGTGAATGAGCCCCAGGCAAACACTGCCTAAATACAACAAAGCTTTAAATGGTCTAGAAGATTTTTCATCACCTGCTCTTTCAGCAGCATGATCCCTCCACTTGACTGAATGGTACAAATCTCTCTGTGTTTGTTCATGGCAATCACCAGAAGACCGTCCATAACGCGCTCTTCGCGTTCACTGGGGTCCACCAGCAAGAATGTTCTATACGAAAGGGTCAAAGAAATCATTAAAAAGCCAAAACGCAATATGAGACGTCATTGTCAAAGAAACTTCTTAAATTATGTACTATGAAAAAAAGCTTGAGTAACAATGAACTAGTCAGACAAAATCCTGTACTCCATCAGAAAACCTAAAGTGTGTGTAAGGTAGAACACCAGTTTATTACTGCAAAACTTTGCTCATGTTTAGCTTATACATGTGCTTGGGCTTTTCCATAGTATTAAATGCCTCAATGAAACCATTGATGAAGCAATATCTCTTCTACAGGTATAACCAGATTGTATGGAAAAACCAGGCATAGTAGATACAGCATTTCCACTGCAAACCGGGGAGGGAAGCAACATATGGAATTCTGACATTGGTGTCACAGGATTACTAAAGAGagactgtcaccatgtttttgcacccCTATATGAGGGCAGCACAAAGTGGTGAATGGCACAccaattacagtgatatgtctgccgtgtgtatctgtgcagtagtttttaagAAATTTACATTTTATTAGCAGCATATGCATAAAACACTACTTAAAAGTAGTCCCTGATATTcaagagctgcaggctagctacacccacgcTGCTCTTCAGCCAATGAgtgacagctgtctgcctatgACTGTGAATAGAAAgaactgccaatcattggctggagggtggggtgggtgtgggcAGCCTGCAGCTCATAAAGATCCAGGACTAATTCTGTGTCTGGCCGCTAGTAATAGAATGCAAGTTTTTCCAAAATgactgcacagatctacacagcagaAATATGAccgtaatcagtgtgacaggcgctACCTTATGGTACTCCCCATGAGGGCTTCTCaaagatgacagattccctttaaggcatCACGACAGAACAGAATAGCCCCACGAAATTTTAACAAACAATAAAGTTTATAACACATTACCCTTGTTGGAAGAAGGCAAAGCTAACACAAATGGGCATGTGGTGCATGCTAAGAGGAACAGGGTCTCTTTCTTCTGGAGAGTACTAATCcaaataacaaaaacaaaaacaagttaGTATTTGCATTATACCAACAAAATTAGATGAAAGGCAGAAGTGCATTATTTCTAAAATATATAAAGCGTTCCTCCAGTTATATACAATGTCTGGTATGTTGTGTGACATACAAATTTTTATCTGTGAGGAGGAGGGCTCCGAGACACCCATCGGTCAGCTTATCTCGGTCATACTCAGGAAAACGGAGGACTATAATGAAGTACAAGTACGGCTAAGAGAAGCTGCCATGTTCTCTAACTAGTGGTATTGTTCTACTGAATGGTGGGGGTCACAAAGCCCAGATGCACACTAATGAAAACTTCTGGAATTTCACAAAAGGCCAGAAGTTTTATGTAACTGGAAGactattttaaagggaatgtgtaaatagagaatgacctattgtataGTTGTTTtatgcaaaacatttttttaagagtATATATTAGCTTCGAAAATAAATGTTCACTATGAATTAGGGCTCCTGTCTACGGGCAATTGTGCATTGCGTTAccagccgcgggtaacgcagtgcacgATTTCCATAGCATTACTATGGAAGGCGCAGCCCCAAACGTCCACGCgtagagaatcatagcaattatCCGCTCGAGGGactcaaatcacggcatgctgcgatgaGCCTacctgttagataggctcaccgcagagaactgacagttctctcccctgctcccgggcggcggaatatcgctgacgatattctgcctcgcccgtggacagggggcctaaggctctAGTCCATGCAAGTAATGTAGCCTGTCACAGGCATACTATGTATTCATATCTCATACTTTCGGATTTCCCTTTAGCTCAACCCCCTCTGGAGTGCTCACAAGATTTCAGTAGTGGGCATAAGACTTACCACCGTGACTTCTTCTCCTTGTACAGATACATCGGGCCTCCTGAAGTGACACAGAGCTGCCACAGCTGCTATACTTGCTGCATCCATTATGTTGCCCTCATGATTTAAAAGATGCAGATCAACTCGAATTTGCCAAACCTACAGTGGAAAAGAAATCATTAAGtgtgtgttcacacatggcaggaaATATCCGTGACtctcccattgatgtgaatgaggcttgcagaaatccatgtgcttACCACCCCATCTAGATGAGTGGAactggatttaaccccttagtgacagccctatcgtaaaactacgtcctgctgttgcaggacgtgtatggagggaggtagcggcgctatctccctccatacagcacgggcatcagctgtttattacagctgacacccgcgggcaatagctgcgctcagccgttcggccgatcgcggctattaaccctttaaatgccgctgtcaattctgacagcggcatttaaatctcccgaacgcgagagagccgtgcaggtgtcatggcagccgggggggcctaatgaatggccccagggctgccttagcagactgcctatcaagccatccacacagggtggcttgaaagacttcctgtaaaaaagcagtatgacgtaatgctatagcattacgtcatactgcaggagcgatcaaagcattgcatgttaatgtaatgtaaaaaaaataatcaaagtttttttaaatgttaaaaaaaaaaaaagttataaaagtttaaatcaccccccttttgccatatccattattaaaaaaaatcaaaatcataaaataaaaatatgtatttgatatcgccgcgtccgtcaaagtagtgcattatttttcccgcacggtgaacgtcgtctgaaaaaaaaaaaaaaaaaaaagaacaccggaaatacacttttttagttaccctgtctcccagaaaaaacgcaataaaaagtgatcaaaaagtcgtatgtattccaaattgatactatcggaaactacaggacatcccgcaaaaaatgagcccttgctcaactacgtcaacggaaaaataaaaaagttatcgcgcgcacaaaatgaccgcagaaaataattgaaaaaaatgtaatatcttaaaaaaaaaaatttaagtactACAACAAAaccaatactatataagtttggtatcgtagtaatcgtactgacccatagaataaaaatatcaggtcgtttttgttgcaatttgtgtgctgtagaaacagaacgcaccgaaagatggtggaatgtcgttttttttcaatttctctccgctaaaaatttttaaaaagtttttcagtaaattatatgctacaataaatagtgccattgaaaaatacaactcatcccgcaaaaaacaagccctcatacagcgacgtagatggataaattaaggagctacgattttttaaaagggagtaggaaaaatcaaaaatggaaaaaagcaaaaaaagctccgtcactaaggggttaaattgcacAAATTTGTATAAGCAATCTGCTGCATGTGATTATTAAAAGGTTAACATTGCATAGTCTTCAAGATTAAAAGTATAAGGCTCCATACAATATCAATGCAGAGACAGCAGAGGGGAttgcttagttattgaaatgaccAGAACAGCCAGCCCCTTGTGAGGACGTCACTCGGAAGGTGGAAGAAAGCTCGCAACCATGTGACCTGGTGTCAGGACTGCTGGGTTAGACTGCATTGGGGTATTCTGACCGCCTGGAGTATCCCTTTAATTACTCCATCACACAATGCCTCACCTTCTCTCCAGCTTGTACACAAAGTGATTCAGTGTCAATGCATTTGGAATTCCTCAAGCACCTCTCCAGCAGTCTGTTGAGTTTTACCAGCAGTTCTGAAGGCCTAGgattgcagaagacaagcagattTAGTTAAAAGGTTTTAATATATTTTAGATTACCCATTTCCAAAGCATGCCTTTCTGTAGCTGTAAATTACCATTACTGATCAGGTGGCTAATACACTTGTTTCCAAAATTCCCTGTCAAGAGTTTTTGCTCCTGCAGGCAACTTGTTAGAAATGACTTTGTCCAACTTCAAGGGAAAAGACCAAGGAAATGTGGATATATTATTTACCGTAATATCGGATGCAGTCTAAAAAGAAATACTAAAATCCGGAAACATTATTACAATATCTTACCTTCCTGTCTCAAATGCAGGTGATGCCATAGATGAGAGTTCAAGGTTGAAGAAAAGAATTCCTTCAGTAGGTCTGTTCATCTTCGGGGCAACAAGTTCACAGGACACTTGTCCAAGGACCCTGAAAAGAAACAGCAAATATGTTCTGCAATACCCAGTATACTATATTCCATTTCCTACAAAAAGTAGTTACATTTTCCAGTGCCAATAAACACTTCTTGGCCAGTCTAATAACGTAAAATGTGTACAAAGAAAGATAGTCCCCACACAGCAGTCCCCGATACGCCGGTCTGGGGACTCAACTGCAACATGCAGCTCAATAGGATGTTTCAGCGCTGCCCATCAAGATGTACAGATCCCAGATCAGTTACTAAATGTGTTCTTGCTTTTAAGTAGACTAAATCGAATAGAGTCCTAGCAGTCCATGCTGCTATATACAAAAACTATAGTAATACAAGTGACCTACCTGGTTTTCCCAAGCTCAACAATACAGCAACCATACTCCGTCCCAAATGTGATCTTAATGTTTCTATAATCATAGGTTTGGCGGCCATCAACACGCTgcggataaaaaaaaataagtattacGTAGAGTTAGGGCCCtactcacttgcgtttttttaagtcaaatgtaaatgggactttctaatgttaaaaacgcatcacaagtttgtgctttgcgatttttgtgcgatgcgtttaaacattagaaagtcccatttacatttgcgttaaaaacgcAAGTGAGTGGTAGCCcaaagggtgcattcccacgaacgtatatcggctcagttttcacgccgagatatacgttgtcctcgtgtgcaggggggggggggggggggtggaagagccaggagcagggacagagctgccgccccctctctgcctcctctccgcccctcttcactatttgcaatggggagaggcagggcggggctaattctcagaacttagccccaccccagcccgcctctccccattgcaaatagtgcagaggggcggagaggaggcagagagggggcgggagctcagttcctgctcctggctcttccatcctccccccccccctgcacacgaggacagcgtatatcggctcggcgtgaaaaccgagccaatatacgttcgtctgaatgcagcttaAAGGGTATATAGGATGATACAAAGTACTGATAAACCTGACAACTGAAATTAAATTATTCTTAAttcgcaaaaaaaaattaaaaaaagtaaatggCGCACTAAAATAAAGACTAACTGAACTATAAATTACATGCACACATTAAATGGGCCATAGTATAATCTGCACAGATCAGGGTACTAAACCTTTTTCctccttacaagtcactggtcagaccacacatggaatattgtggacagttttgggcagcggtactcaagaaggacatatcagtgcTTGTGTGGGTACAAAGgaggacaactaaagtaataaatagaacgggcggactacaataccagagaggttatcaaaataggGGTTATTCActtcaggaaaaaaaagaaaaaaaaaaaaaaaaacacagttgaggggcgacttaataactatgtataatatatcaggggacaatacagagatctctcccatcatctatttatacccaggactgtgactgtaacaagggggcgccctctacgtctagaggaaagaagcagtgagactgtggaaatctctgcctgaggacatggtgatgacgAATTCGGTAGAGTATAGGAAGGGcccggacgcctttcttgagcgttacaatattacatgttatagtcactgattacttcagaagggtcggtgatccggggaatattgcaattgccagattggagttgggataGAATTTTCTTCGCCTAAAATAAGgacaattggcttctacctcattgttggtTTTTTCCCCTTATAatgggttgaactggatggacatgtctttttttcagtcttacacactatgttaggccggcttcacacgaccgtattccTATTGTGGAATCTGCAATCGGTGTTGACACGGAGGAACCACAGCAAATCACTGGCACTGCAAAACATGTAAATTCGCTTtcactcgcagatacgaattgtgtattctgtgagcggaggaaaaaataaattaaaagtttattttgctgtggactctgCGCAGATGgcctgcattgaagtcaatggaggctgaccgacccgcagcccataagcAATTAACACTGAATATGTGCCACGGGGACCTGTGTCACCCCTAAGCGACAGCGCGGGGAATACAaatattgaaacaaaaaaaaataaagaaaaaaaatcagtactgcgcATGATTAACAGCAAGTCGccgcagtcatccgcaatacagaatcTTTTAcctttgctgtataagtgaatgagaacgactgaacgagccaATGAGGATTATTATGTCTACATAAAATAAACGACAAACAAAGGCGAACAATTTTAGAGCGCTACatcattacaggatatagacattaaataaccagaaggtggTTGGTCTCAAATGTTAatcctgggattattctgactgcaattacattgcgcaaggtccacggatcggacagcttccattgacttcaatggaagccatccgaatggaatctgcagaaaaatggagcatgttgcgatttttcctctgcttgcggaaaccgcaattgttgCAGGTTTGCAGGGTACACGCTATGGGCaccatttgctgtggatctgtagTGTGGACGCCCGCTGCAGATTCTGGAGCACATATACGTCAGTAGGCAGGAGCCCTAAAAAGCACCCCGGATTCAGGTGCTGGTAGACATGGCTATAACTAGAACCAGGGAGAGTTCAACAGTGATAAAATAACCAATCAGATCCCACCTCTCATTTCTCAGAGCCATTCAGACAACATAAGCAGGAACCTGATTGGTGGTACAGAAAACCACTTTccttgcatagtactgtactgtgCTGTATACTAACAGCACTGAAGCTCTATATACAGCCCGTACCTTCTTGTCAGTGATGGCCTGTACCAGGAAGGCTCTCTCACAGCTGGACAGCGGGGTCTCCCTCATTATGATCCAGCTTACACATATACACAAGCTTCCCTTCTAGTCTCCAACACACATGTGAGCGggcagtgacgtcatcagacCGCGCGGCTCCagtaacacattctgccgcagttctccagcgcggccgattcacccaatcagctggctggaatcggcacatgtgactacacagcgtgcacgcggattgcctgcagcagccgtgtgcactacacagtacagttaagcagccgtgtactacacactccacttaagcagcacggggttaggtttagggttagggttaactaaacctaaccctaaccccaaccctaaacctaaccctaaacactaaccctaaaccttaacCCTAAAGCTTAACCCTAACCCAAAACactaaacctaaccgtaaacctaaccctaaacctaaccctaaacccgtgctgcttaagtgtagtgtgtagtacacggctgcttaactgtactgtgtagtgcacacggctgctgcaggcaatccgcgtgcacgctgtgtagtcacatgtgccgattccagccagctgattgggtgaatcggccgcgctggagaactgcggcagaatgtgttaatatgcctcCCCGACGCCTCCTAGTGACGTCAGACCTTAGTTAGCGAAGGGGGGGGAGCCGCCTGGGTGTTGTGCGCATGCTCTGAGTGTAGCCTGAGCGGGCGGGTGGTTGCCATAGCAATGAATGTCTTTAGGGTGGTGCGGAGCTCTGTGAGCCGTCATCATCCTGTTCTGTGCAATGTGAATGGTCTGACATAGGAAAGTACAATCTACATGACAGTCTGCTGATGACAAGTTATGTGGATTTATTCTTCCCTATGAGCAGCCATTTCCTGGaagaagtgcaaaaaaaaatgtctgccGACGTTCCCAGCTCTGAGAACCAGCAGATATgtgacttagggctcattcacacaaccgtgatGTCACAGCGTATTACACATGCAATGAACAATTGCCTGATGCGGTGCATGGAGGCGATGAAAGTACATGGACTCTAATTAATCCGCACACATAAGCATTAAGATACGTGTGCGAAAAAGatggcagcgtgctctatttctcCGCGTATTACAGGGacagccctatacttttgtatgggcagcgtatgcaaacACTGTGCATACGCAATACACTGCGTACGGGCGATGATACATACACGATGCCGCTGTGAGAAAAGtagggaatttttaaaaagtcacatggCGTATAACTGCGTACGCGGGATATGCtgttatgcacagtacaattaCACTGCCATACGTGGCTATGGCCAGCTCACACAGGCCGGTAAGCCAATGCCTGACccacgcagcgttttacacatacggtcgtgtgaacgagccttagggagggctcacacagccgtaagtGTAAAACGCTGCGTGGGTTAACCAGCATTTTACCACCGTGGCCTGGTGGTATGGCAGTGAAATTAtcctgcgcatgacagcatatccCACGCACACTGCCTTGCGCAATCAACTtggcgtttttttgtttatatttcctgtgccatTGTTTTGCAATGACACGTATACACGCTGCCCATACCCTattataaggtgaccagacgtcccgatttaggcagGATAGTCCTGCTTTGGAACCCTGTGTCCTGCCTTCTGCCAGGATAGTCATtaaggacgtctggtcaccatagTGATTACCAGATGGGCTGCAtggttagggttgccacctttgtcacgaaaaaataccagcCATGGTAAAAAAGGGGAGTTTCGGGGGCATGACttggggcatggcttatcacagcattttttccctcctttatctcctggatttCGTCCAGCGGCTGTGCGAATGTGCGGGATCCCGTCCAgcatgttctcgcgagtagatgacgtttagggTGAATCACatgtcatctactcgcgagaacacgctgcagacgctcgcatcacatacaatctacacatatttaattatatacaggagatacccaggttactccAGCatcgtccatatcactatatacaggagatatacctgccctgtatatagtgatgctgatgtaacctggatatgtcctgtacgtaattatatgtacagctagtataacgtATACCAattaaacatacaagattacatgcagtacatggtactcCTCCTCGGGTCCTGAcctgcacacatcacacacacagctcagctacatccatcctgatccccagacatcacacacacacacagctccactacatccatcctgactcccacacacatcacacacacagctccactacatccattctgacccccacacacatcacacacacagctccactacatccattctgacccccacacacatcacatacacagctccactacatccattctgacccccacacacatcacacacacagctccactacatccattctgacccccacaacatcacacacacacacacacaactccactcactCTATCCATAcagaaccccacagctccaacacacacagctccattacaACCATCCTAACCCCTACATACAACACACACACCTGCAGAGTCCTACCCCTgctgcaaagtcctacatttacttagcccctgttgtcatgtgatccctgactcctcccacacagggtatcacatgacatgacatcatcagAGGCCCTGAAAGCTGTCGACTCTACAGGTCTGTGTTTTCCCTGCCGCAGGAGAGTTAACCGgcactagggggcagtgcaggctctgaaaatagcGGCCTGTAATACCGGCACcggcctgacagaaaaaataccggccaggccggt
The sequence above is a segment of the Eleutherodactylus coqui strain aEleCoq1 chromosome 7, aEleCoq1.hap1, whole genome shotgun sequence genome. Coding sequences within it:
- the EXOSC9 gene encoding exosome complex component RRP45 yields the protein MRETPLSSCERAFLVQAITDKKRVDGRQTYDYRNIKITFGTEYGCCIVELGKTRVLGQVSCELVAPKMNRPTEGILFFNLELSSMASPAFETGRPSELLVKLNRLLERCLRNSKCIDTESLCVQAGEKVWQIRVDLHLLNHEGNIMDAASIAAVAALCHFRRPDVSVQGEEVTVYSPEERDPVPLSMHHMPICVSFAFFQQGTFLLVDPSEREERVMDGLLVIAMNKHREICTIQSSGGIMLLKEQVLRCSKVAGVKVAEITELIQKALENDRKIRKEGGKFGFAESLPDQKITALKIEKNVVDTSNVKDKAEKIISESQPPSDVVTKPVVRAVGTAQIGEGIENTWGELEEEEDEEEEDEDDDDADIVSTSIESDKVTEKPAKKTSADIVISDSEEEDVVILQPEPQAKASSSQAPEEDQDKSPVRKTPHSKKKKKRSSH